A region of Necator americanus strain Aroian chromosome I, whole genome shotgun sequence DNA encodes the following proteins:
- a CDS encoding hypothetical protein (NECATOR_CHRI.G1809.T1) — protein sequence MSSRKTLRVRRAPYPQRKTQPSFNFCPPSPPPPPGWPTPPPPPPAGCPPPPRPSPGCPPFFPPMPGQQPPRLPPGCKPPPPPPPDCRPPPPPTLFPPGCEPPKPPPGCQPPPFPPSPPPPRRN from the exons ATGTCATCGCGTAA GACTCTTCGAGTAAGACGAGCACCATAtcctcaaagaaaaacacaaccttcctttaatttttgccCGCCGtcgcctcctcctcctccggGTTGGccaacaccaccaccaccacctcctgCTGGATGTCCACCACCTCCACGTCCTTCACCTGGTTGTCCACCGTTCTTTCCTCCAATGCCAGGACAACAACCTCCGCGTCTTCCCCCTGGTTGTAAACCCcctccaccacctcctccTGATTGtcgaccaccaccacctcctaCTCTATTTCCACCTGGTTGtgaaccaccaaaaccgcctCCTGGTTGCCAACCTCCTCCATTCCCTCCTTCTCCGCCACCTCCCCGAAGAAATTAA
- a CDS encoding hypothetical protein (NECATOR_CHRI.G1806.T1), which produces MLDQLQRSLDECNTQRDADEEPKKRKAKCANEDVVAKPYVPEKPKKKGMEVHQGILVLEHPKKVENENEPENVEQLQTPERNNQEHKKKKKKNEEKARTPQIPPGHSNYGKEQDGKGKSPSKPACEKLKPDKKKGAQKTPQKEVPKPGSKTPQKRKH; this is translated from the exons ATGCTCGACCAATTACAACGATCTCTTGATGAGTGCAATACACAAAGAGATGCAGATGAAgaaccgaaaaaaaggaaagctaAGTGTGCAAACGAAGATGTAGTGGCAAAACCGTATGTACcagaaaaacccaaaaaaaagggGATGGAAGTACACCAAGGTATATTAGTTCTTGAACACCCAAAGAAGGTGGAAAACGAAAATGAGCCGGAGAACGTGGAGCAGTTACAAACTCCTGAGAGGAATAATCAGGaacataaaaagaagaagaaaaagaacgaagaaaaggCGAGAACCCCCCAGATTCCTCCAGGACATTCCAACTATGGGAAGGAACAAGATGG gaaaggtAAAAGTCCAAGCAAACCTGCATGCGAAAAACTAAA ACccgacaagaaaaaaggagcacAAAAAACACCACAAAAGGAGGTTCCTAAGCCAGGATCCAAGACACCGCAAAAACGCAAACATTag
- a CDS encoding hypothetical protein (NECATOR_CHRI.G1807.T1), translated as MRLVFVAFLSLCALTLRLQCATVNEPRKDNHVIRREKRTPQYGPPPLPPGCPPPPPPPPPGCPPPPPPPPPGCPPPPYPRPYYCPPPPPFPPPGCPPPPPPPPPGCPPFPPPPPPPPPPPPPPPPPPPPYYYYN; from the exons ATGAGATTGGTCTTTGTTGCTTTTCTATCTCTTTGTGCTCTTACTCTGAGGCTGCAATGCGCCACAGTGAATGAACCAAGAAAGGATAATCATGT AATTCGTCGCGAGAAAAGAACACCTCAGTACGGCCCACCACCTCTTCCACCTGGTTGTccgccacctccaccacctccaccgCCTGGATGTCCTCCACCGCCGCCACCTCCACCGCCTGGATGTCCACCACCACCATATCCCCGTCCATATTATtgtccaccaccaccaccctTTCCTCCACCTGGTTGTccgccacctccaccaccacctccacctGGATGTCCACCTTTCCCACCTcccccaccaccaccacccccaccaccaccaccgccaccccctcctcctccaccGTATTACTACTACAACTGA
- a CDS encoding hypothetical protein (NECATOR_CHRI.G1804.T1), protein MSFDDGDDLSSSSSRRNSSSEKARQNLLAQRRQSNIQVVQGMSGRRTSTTLIPLTPAQIHLIRALWRQIYTSKGPTVVGTSIYHRLCFKWPQVKEQIRRVPLPPKFQNHDSFVKAHSKAIGELIDQIVENLDNLDNMTDELIRIGRSHAKLLRGELTGKLWNVVAETFIDCTLEWGDRRCRSETVRKAWALIVAFVIEKIKLGHHEQRKLMLTTRQSLPAMQIPFQSMKI, encoded by the exons ATGTCCTTCGATGACGGTGACGACTTGTCCTCATCGTCGTCTCGGAGAAACTCGTCCAGCGAGAAGGCACGTCAAAATCTTCTCGCGCAACGGCGTCAAAGTAATATACAG GTAGTGCAAGGAATGTCCGGTCGTCGAACGTCCACAACGTTAATTCCGCTTACACCAGCTCAAATTCATCTGATTCGTGCCTTATGGCGACAAATCTATACTAGTAAGGGACCGACGGTGGTTGGGACGAGTATCTACCATCGATTATGCTTCAAGTGGCCACAG GTAAAGGAACAAATTCGACGAGTGCCTCTTCCGCCCAAGTTCCAAAATCATGATAGTTTTGTGAAGGCACATTCTAAAGCTATCGGTGAACTCATTGATCAg ATTGTCGAAAATCTTGACAACCTGGATAACATGACCGACGAGTTGATTCGCATAGGAAGATCACACGCAAAATTATTGCGAGGAGAGCTTACCG GAAAACTCTGGAATGTGGTAGCAGAAACGTTCATCGATTGTACGCTGGAATGGGGCGATCGCAGATGCCGATCCGAGACTGTGAGAAAAGCGTGGGCGCTGATTGTCGCGTTTGTTATTGAGAAGATTAAACTTGGTCATCATGAACAG agaAAACTTATGCTCACCACGCGTCAGTCGCTGCCAGCCATGCAAATCCCGTTCCAGTCgatgaaaatttga
- a CDS encoding hypothetical protein (NECATOR_CHRI.G1808.T1), translating into MSIYRLGESTSTTRTVNCWFARFASGDTDFIDKPRSGRPTLSKTPPFSMLLRRIRRSTPAASRRDSGSHSTVVYRLQALGYRKVLARWTPHSLTDGTGFTVYPFVTLSFFAPLTVREKRPR; encoded by the coding sequence ATGAGTATATATAGATTGGGCGAAAGCACCTCTACCACCAGGACTGTCAACTGCTGGTTTGCTCGCTTCGCAAGCGGAGACACCGACTTCATAGACAAGCCCCGGTCGGGACGCCCTACACTGTCGAAGACTCCGCCATTCTCGATGCTGTTAAGGAGGATCCGGAGATCAACACCCGCAGCCTCGCGACGAGACTCGGGTAGCCATTCAACAGTCGTCTATCGCCTCCAGGCCCTCGGCTACAGAAAAGTGCTGGCTCGATGGACCCCTCACTCCTTGACGGATGGCACCGGCTTTACCGTGTATCCATTTGTCactctctctttctttgctCCACTGACCGTTCGAGAAAAACGGCCGAGATGA
- a CDS encoding hypothetical protein (NECATOR_CHRI.G1806.T2), with the protein MATLLREMKKACFAVRRWTAKIMLDQLQRSLDECNTQRDADEEPKKRKAKCANEDVVAKPYVPEKPKKKGMEVHQGILVLEHPKKVENENEPENVEQLQTPERNNQEHKKKKKKNEEKARTPQIPPGHSNYGKEQDGKGKSPSKPACEKLKPDKKKGAQKTPQKEVPKPGSKTPQKRKH; encoded by the exons ATGGCAACTTTGCTGAGGGAGATGAAAAAG GCTTGCTTTGCTGTGCGTAGGTGGACGGCAAAG ATCATGCTCGACCAATTACAACGATCTCTTGATGAGTGCAATACACAAAGAGATGCAGATGAAgaaccgaaaaaaaggaaagctaAGTGTGCAAACGAAGATGTAGTGGCAAAACCGTATGTACcagaaaaacccaaaaaaaagggGATGGAAGTACACCAAGGTATATTAGTTCTTGAACACCCAAAGAAGGTGGAAAACGAAAATGAGCCGGAGAACGTGGAGCAGTTACAAACTCCTGAGAGGAATAATCAGGaacataaaaagaagaagaaaaagaacgaagaaaaggCGAGAACCCCCCAGATTCCTCCAGGACATTCCAACTATGGGAAGGAACAAGATGG gaaaggtAAAAGTCCAAGCAAACCTGCATGCGAAAAACTAAA ACccgacaagaaaaaaggagcacAAAAAACACCACAAAAGGAGGTTCCTAAGCCAGGATCCAAGACACCGCAAAAACGCAAACATTag
- a CDS encoding hypothetical protein (NECATOR_CHRI.G1804.T2), whose translation MDKVHGYDEHLWECPYAFDFNSESFMKNRRQSYQQKADTFPVVPPDLDNDWLENSTSRATPRSTPRPSRSPRQIRFQIPEIQISLDSTSGSTPTLHSNPHTEIEWSPARVGSMDTVMHKALMHPQFAQRQSMSFDDGDDLSSSSSRRNSSSEKARQNLLAQRRQSNIQVVQGMSGRRTSTTLIPLTPAQIHLIRALWRQIYTSKGPTVVGTSIYHRLCFKWPQVKEQIRRVPLPPKFQNHDSFVKAHSKAIGELIDQIVENLDNLDNMTDELIRIGRSHAKLLRGELTGKLWNVVAETFIDCTLEWGDRRCRSETVRKAWALIVAFVIEKIKLGHHEQRKLMLTTRQSLPAMQIPFQSMKI comes from the exons ATGGATAAAGTCCACGGCTATGATGAACACCTGTGGGAATGcccctacgcgttcgacttcaattcagaatcttttatGAAG aatcgACGGCAATCGTACCAGCAAAAAGCCGATACATTTCCTGTGGTTCCCCCAGATTTAGACAACGATTGGCTTGAAAA ctCGACATCAAGAGCCACTCCACGATCCACTCCACGTCCTAGTCGAAGCCCAAGACAGATTCGATTTCAGATACCAGAG ATTCAAATTTCACTCGATTCGACCAGCGGTTCAACACCGACGCTTCACTCAAACCCACATACCGAGATTGAGTGGTCACCAGCACGGGTTGGCAGCATGGATACGGTAATGCATAAGGCGCTCATGCATCCGCAGTTCGCACAACGTCAG TCGATGTCCTTCGATGACGGTGACGACTTGTCCTCATCGTCGTCTCGGAGAAACTCGTCCAGCGAGAAGGCACGTCAAAATCTTCTCGCGCAACGGCGTCAAAGTAATATACAG GTAGTGCAAGGAATGTCCGGTCGTCGAACGTCCACAACGTTAATTCCGCTTACACCAGCTCAAATTCATCTGATTCGTGCCTTATGGCGACAAATCTATACTAGTAAGGGACCGACGGTGGTTGGGACGAGTATCTACCATCGATTATGCTTCAAGTGGCCACAG GTAAAGGAACAAATTCGACGAGTGCCTCTTCCGCCCAAGTTCCAAAATCATGATAGTTTTGTGAAGGCACATTCTAAAGCTATCGGTGAACTCATTGATCAg ATTGTCGAAAATCTTGACAACCTGGATAACATGACCGACGAGTTGATTCGCATAGGAAGATCACACGCAAAATTATTGCGAGGAGAGCTTACCG GAAAACTCTGGAATGTGGTAGCAGAAACGTTCATCGATTGTACGCTGGAATGGGGCGATCGCAGATGCCGATCCGAGACTGTGAGAAAAGCGTGGGCGCTGATTGTCGCGTTTGTTATTGAGAAGATTAAACTTGGTCATCATGAACAG agaAAACTTATGCTCACCACGCGTCAGTCGCTGCCAGCCATGCAAATCCCGTTCCAGTCgatgaaaatttga
- a CDS encoding hypothetical protein (NECATOR_CHRI.G1805.T1) has protein sequence MNLRQFSETRIVIEDPISLQVFDLLECAEQQHNLQYLEDFRHVTVQPYPKSNKDTRKYIGVLSESGRINPENQRS, from the exons ATGAATCTCCGGCAGTTCAGCGAAACGAGAATTGTTATCGAAGACCCCATCTCGCTCCAGGTGTTTGACCTACTTGAGTGTGCTGAACAACAGCACAATTTGCAATATCTGGAAGACTTCCGCCATGTAACTGTGCAG CCCTACCCAAAATCCAACAAAGACACCCGCAA ATACATCGGAGTCCTGAGCGAATCAGGGCGAATTAATCCAGAGAACCAGAGAAGTTAa
- a CDS encoding hypothetical protein (NECATOR_CHRI.G1805.T2) — MGETQHSSNGTVFGLLEIVLDRQMRITRRIHLSGHFSFSQRSPKLCLPNLILMPYPKSNKDTRKYIGVLSESGRINPENQRS; from the exons ATGGGGGAGACACAGCACAGCTCGAATGGTACTGTATTCGGCTTGCTAGAAATCGTTCTTGACCGCCAAATGCGGATTACAAGAAGAATTCATCTCTCAGGCCATTTTAG CTTTTCTCAGCGTTCGCCGAAGTTGTGCTTACCAAACTTAATTCTTATG CCCTACCCAAAATCCAACAAAGACACCCGCAA ATACATCGGAGTCCTGAGCGAATCAGGGCGAATTAATCCAGAGAACCAGAGAAGTTAa